One window of the Leptospira koniambonensis genome contains the following:
- a CDS encoding YceI family protein: protein MKSRINSFYISALIFSVFSLAGSLQFNSLSAEESCKYSVTQEATGLEWKAFKFTEKTGVGGKFIKVNISGAKSAAKIPDALKGLKFSIDALDLDSGNAERDPKIKGAFFGNLKKSGKIEGSVSSAKLEADGKSGTGVVKLIWNGVSKDVPLQFTLTGEVLEAKGSLDVNNWNASKALAALNTVCSDLHKSKDGKSVLWPDVEITIKSTLKKDCK from the coding sequence ATGAAATCACGTATAAATTCTTTTTATATATCCGCACTGATTTTTTCAGTATTCTCCCTCGCAGGAAGTTTGCAATTCAATTCGTTATCTGCAGAAGAGTCCTGCAAATATTCTGTAACACAAGAAGCAACTGGTCTTGAATGGAAAGCTTTCAAATTTACAGAAAAAACTGGAGTGGGCGGCAAGTTTATTAAAGTAAACATTTCAGGAGCAAAATCCGCTGCTAAAATTCCCGACGCATTAAAAGGTTTAAAATTCTCAATAGATGCTCTGGACCTGGACAGCGGAAATGCAGAAAGAGATCCTAAGATCAAGGGCGCATTTTTCGGAAATCTGAAAAAGAGCGGGAAGATAGAAGGATCAGTATCTTCTGCAAAACTAGAAGCTGATGGAAAATCCGGAACTGGAGTAGTTAAACTTATATGGAACGGAGTGAGTAAAGATGTTCCTTTACAATTCACTTTAACCGGAGAAGTTTTAGAAGCAAAAGGCTCTTTAGACGTTAATAATTGGAATGCGAGCAAGGCATTAGCTGCATTGAATACAGTATGCAGCGATCTTCATAAAAGTAAAGACGGTAAATCTGTTCTTTGGCCAGATGTAGAAATTACGATTAAATCTACCTTAAAGAAAGATTGTAAATAG